Part of the Quercus lobata isolate SW786 chromosome 6, ValleyOak3.0 Primary Assembly, whole genome shotgun sequence genome, tttttttttagccctCATGAACCgtggaactaaaaaaaatagatttagctcTACTGTTAGAGCATGAATTTAGTGTTTGTGgagctaaaatttagcattatAGCAATATAGTACCACTATTGTAAGTACTCTTAGGTACGTAAGTCAAATGCGTTATAATTGAATTGAGACTTCTCCCTGCACAAAATGCTATTGGATCAATTTGGGCTTTATGTTAGTCAACCTATTATAGTAGTAGTGCTTTCATTGGTCAGCCATTAAACTCTTGAATAAAATGGGGCAATAGGTCTTGCCACTTTCTATCACTTTTCATATgacattttcctttcttttcgtTTCTTCAAACAAAGAATCTTTCgaattttcttacaaaatgCTTTTTAATTATGATCTATCATCATTCATCACTGGTGTATTTGACAAGCACACATTCTCTGATATTTTAGAAAGATCCATTAttctatataatttatattcaatttttgGTCGGCTACTCAGATTTCAAACAACAGCTAGCAcgaatttcattaattataaatatataatatattgtatCGTATATCTAAGAAAAAGCCTATGTCTATGTGATTGGACAACTTTTTATCTCCGACTCAAATGAAAGACGTACACCTAATTAATCGAAACTGATTAGCCCCCACCTGGCAACTGCGGACAGAGCCTCTTATGATCTAGCTGACGCATGCCATGACTAAAATAtccatcatatatatatatatatatatgccttaAATTAATGATTCTTGTCTAAAAATACATGAGCCTCAAAGGTAGAAAAAGGCATTTCCTAAGAATATCTTCTGcataattgaaaaagaaaaagaaaaagaaaacgtgTTTATTATGCGTATTGGGTAATGGGGTATGGATTATACACACATATTGTATGATGGAAATCAACGTTAACGTTGATAtcaaatattttagaattaGGTGGCATTTGGATAAGAACGTAAAGTCAGCGTTTGCATttggcctttttatttttatttttatttttttttatgcacgTGGATTATACTGTTATGTACTTATTATGTATTGTTCACACACTATTTACACACTGTTCATGTATTGTTTACGGGACCCATAActactttattcagaaaaaaaaaatagatctcACGACACTactcacacatttaaaaattattttgctatagtgttttcagttttcagcaaaataagcggtatccaaacggacccttaatgtACTGAATAAGAACCATCAAATGGTAGGTCCCGTTGgctatgttttaaaatttaaacccatgatattttgttgtaaatCCCAAGCCCATGCTCTAAAATTTTCCTTGGCTAGCGTGGGAATTTTCGGCAGCAAACAAAATCCTCAATCTTCTCatatttccttataaaatagtCAATTCACATTTCCAtattttgcagaaaataaatagtGGCTTGTGACATCAATGGGAAAgaaagttcctttttttttgcctttctcTTTTTCACTCTAATCATCTTCAgctacttccttttttttagagCTCTAAgactatcaaaaagaaaaaaaaaaaaaaaatctgtatatatgatattagttaaaaataataaaacatatattacTTTTGATACTTTAGTTACTTTGCTTCTGCTGAAAATTTTCTCTTGGGCATTTGTGAAGTTCGAAACTTTGTTTGCGAGTGCACATTGCTGTTGTATCCTAGAGAGCGACCGCCTGAGCCATTTGCACCGACGGATTCATTCCAGTGAAGGCAAAATCGCTTCTTAAGAACAGTGGATTTAGTTCTGTGCCTCGGCGATAAGTTTTACTTAATCCTTAATTTTATATGCTTTTATACTTGTCTATTTTGCTTATAAGTTAATTTGagcatattttgttttattgatatattattgatattgcTTTGTAACTTTGTTAATCAATTTGGACAATTTTCCAAACTATACTTCCAACAGGTCCAATGGCTTATCTATTTAtcactataatatttttaatatggattgctttaaattatcaattaacATAGATTAATTATGTCATTATGAAGAgctttttattgaattatttaagttttatagcattaataatttattatccAATTCTCTTAATAAGgaaaatttggatttgaatcTCTCCCGAGTTAGTACGTGCATAACCACACACAAGACACAAGAGATGAAAATTAAGGTcacaaaaatccaaacacaaacaaataactgtcttacaaaatttaaaggcCACAAACACACCCCTATATACAATTAAGAGAGCCTTGTACGTAGAAAACTAACTAATGTCAGCATGAATGCCGTCAAATATGAATACAATTCCattgttttactttttgcattttattttctgCTCCATTACTCAAAatttgtcaattttattttttttaacttttattataaaataacctaagttaaaaaatgaaaaaaaaaaaaaaccaaacatatgataaatcaaaaataatataaataaaatagaatacaaaTTAAAAAGTAGAACAAATGATTTCTATTGCATCAAATACCACGAAACCGCGTCTAATAATAATTCACGAAAAGAGCACAAACCACTAATAGACATTATATTCAACTAGTATGTAGCTCGTGCTACCACATGggaatgaatatattattaatcatgagtttattcatatttaaaatgctcaattaagtctaaattcatattattaaccagaaaatttcattaacaaaacttgtaagtatatattttatattactaaactcatatatatatatatatatatatattgtattttgGTGCATAGGATTGgttaattatagtgatattattggtcaatttcttttttgtctttttgggTTTATCACGAGGATAGAATtagataaaacaataaaaatatatattgcattttattttttaagtgatgCTATTGGGCATTTATAAAGCAAACTAAgggtgtgtgtttgttttgggtgaaaatcacttccggaaatgcttttccggAAATGAGGCTGTTTGGTTGGtccggaaaattctatttttcggAAATTGAAATCCGTTGACCGAAAAAAATGcctttgaccacggaaatcattttccacttccattttcacttcaaagcatttcaagaaaaagagagagagagagagagcaagtgCGCGAGAGAGGAAGGACCGACGACCGCGCGCGGGAGAGGAAGAACCGACGATCGCGCGCGAGATCTCGATCGAGCCTTCGGGAGATCGCACCGTCGGACTGGATTTGTCatcgttgatgattttttttctgggttgtggcttgtgtttttctggatttgtgttttccttcttcttttccaaacaccagagaatatttttcggaaatttttttgaaatgcaaccaaacacatggaaacattttcctttccggaaatgcttttacacgaaccaaaaACAGCCTAAATGTAAAACTTAAACCAATGGGAAACAAACTATTTTCTCTAAGTTAATTTTTTCAATCCTCATAAATATTTagattcatgattttttttaaatttgtactTTCATCAAGCCACTAAACCGCATGATGAAAAAGAAACAGGAATAATAATGAAGTCTATattgtcatcaatcaaatacaaTTAGTTCATATTAATCTTCTCCAAAAATTGCTAAATCCATCAACTCCTTTGGCTTTGGAACTGAACAATGTAGTCAGTGAACCATCCAAAACCCCATGAACCATGGCTAacccttccctttttcttgCCAACGAGCAAACTCAAAGCAGAGTCTCTAGCAAATGCAAAACTCAAATCTCTGGCTACCCAAAACCAATTAACCCAAATACTCTAAACAAAAGCAAACCAAATGTGACACAAATATCCTAAACAAAGAAGTGATAAATCTACAATAGCATATGAgaataaaaatatcattgaaaacacaaaacatgGCAGGTTTATTTGAAGTAAACAGCAAGAAATCTGAATGTCTAATAAACCCAAATTGAAGTTTAATAACACTAAAATAATTCTATGTCCTATTTCGTATATAAGTACTCAATAAGGGATAGTAAAAATAGGGGAATAGTGTAAAGAGAAACTAcagaaaaaagtcaaaaatagTCATTAAAAGGAAGTTGATAACAGTTCCTAATTTCAACAGCAAGAATCAAGATTAATTACACAAAGGTTCCTCAAATTTATTAGGCTTTACTCCAAAATTACAGAAAGAGATATATAAGATTATACGCGCACCCAAGTTATGGAATTCATGAAACTTTCCACCGATTATTATGTAATCAtctattcataaaataaattaataaaagtaaattaTCTATAAGTACtcaagacatacacaataaaaacaaatgaataaacaaaataagcaaagctaacaacaacaatagaaaactaaatacttctgtcaaaaaagaaaaagacaaaaagaagaaaaaaacttccctgttttttatttttttataaacttccTTCTTTTAGGAGATTGTAAAATCCCTCTTAATCTGTGTTTATGCATGaaatatattcaaatgaaaTGAGGAAAATACAAAACACCTCTTCACCATTATAGGATTCTTACTGTAACTCCTCAATTTACATTGCAAAGAGGACAATTCATTCCAAGAAtacaaagtaaaacaaaaaatatatcatgAGGTAAGGGGAGAGGAAAAAGAGATCCCTTAAAGCCAATCCCTATTTTGTACTTGCACtgattgaaactaaaaattgGTCCCTCAAGATCAAATGTCCAAGCCTATGTAAGTTCAAAGGAAGTGGCTATGGTAGGCCTATCCAAGTCTTCCATTATAGAATTTTCTCAATACCAATCATTAAAAGATAAGAGCTAGTACCAATAGAAATCTGCATTGCCTTGCTCTTTCCTTGAGCCGTGTACATTTGGCTTTCAATTTCTTGATTCTTCCTACCATTGTCCTTTTCCATCAACTCCTATTTCATTAGgatcttgataatatttgcaCTTTTCTCAGTTTCATCaatattcattttcttatttgtctcTACCCCTTTTCAACTACTCTCTAGCTCTAAGTAGCAATTAAGacctagcaaaataaaaatattcataaaaaatagcattagcataaaacataaaatgatGCATTGAGTTGCGCTATAAAACTAAggattattatattataaattatccAATTTGTTGGTCACTAATTGGGTGCAGGTGCAAACACATGCATATCAAGAATTGGGTATAAGGTTGTAACGTTGAATGCTCATAGGAAACCAATACTAAATTGGATCAAAACGTAGTTTTAATGTTATCCATTTAAAAACagttaatttgttaataaactgCATATGGACTATGACCATTGTTCTAAGAAAATAACTTAGAAATAGATGGATTGTGGATGAGATTTTTTAACGTTTGTGTGAGATTTAGCATAtggctttaattttttagacGTGTTTGTTTCACATGGTATAACCTTTCACTTTTTAACTTAAACATTGTATAGTTTTAAATGGGCTTTTTTTCTATATGTCAAAACAGTTATATTGATGAGGCCTTGTGATCATGATGAAGATGCAACAACCAACAGCCTATTATTGATATAGCATGTCAATTTATAAATCAACCAAATGATTAAACATACTAAGgacacataaacaaaaaaacagaatTCTCACTAAAGTGTTTGACTTCCTTAGACAATGTAGCTCAAGTCATAGCAAACCTTGAAATGTAATtgatgggggaaaaaaaattcaacctcaATCCTAAAGCCTACTTGAtgtattttaaaacaaaataaaatttggtgtATTTTTAATAGAATACAACATTGGTTCATTAAAAGATGCATATTAAGCTATTATTATTTCTGCACATGCATAAACCCGAAAACTTTATAGCATATCCCATTTTAGAGAAggaaaacacaacaatacacaaAATTTTCCACGATTAACATATCATAATGCTTAACGATATGGCATGAAGGGAGTTCTAAATAAGAGAACTTAAATAAAAGAATCCACCCCTACATAAAGGCATGGAATATTCACTGATAATTGTCAGGTGGAATGTTCATTGTCAATTTCTACTTTGCTATTCATTTCAAAGTTTTatactaaaattcaatttagtttCACGGTGCTTGCTCTTAGATTCATAATTGATTCAATTTGATATTAATGGCCATTTATAAATGGCAatagaacttaaaaaaaattaactatatTAAAATCATCTACCACTAAAAACTATTGTATACCTTTTTTTTGTCATATATCCACCAGTTTCAAAAGTGGGCAAAGTTGTACAATAAGGAATCAATCCATGAGAATGTGCACATATTTAGACTTTTTGAGGAGAAGcactaatattaaaaattagattcactACTTCTAAGAGGCatctaaaatattaattaatctTCATGTTGATCATAGCAATATaccattaaataaatatattgaagaaaattcaaataaaatatatgcaAAGAAACATCTAGTAGAAGTCCTATAAACAAATAGATTAGAATAGAATAAATCATATAAGAAATGTCTAAAACGATATGTACCTGTTTAGGTTCAGATTGTTGTAAAGAGAGAAGCAGCATCCAGCAAAGAAGACATGGTTGGCAGCATAGTATGCAGATTGTAAAATCAATCACAGAATAGCCCAGAACCATTTTAATCctaatatttaaaacaaaaaaatagaaaaaaaaaaatccaaacccaaatacgtaaatgaaaaaaaaaaaaattctaacccaaatacctaaaaATCAAACCAATCCAACCAAATATCCAAACATAAAGTATATTtaacattcaattaaaaaaaaaaattaccgtTGATGGTTCCAATAAAGTAGAAACTATACCTGGTAGTACTGTTTCTACTCAGACTTGGATTGCTTGCAATGATTTCCCTTTCCACCTACAAACCctgaaaaagaaaagcttaGAAAGAACCCAACTCATCTCTGTAGAGAAAGGAATTGACATTGAcagatataaataaaaaatacttgaaataaaaaaatacgaATAACCAGGAAATATTAAATAAGAACAGTCACAGTTGAAAAGCATTCATCATTGATCCCTggtaaattaaacaaaaacacCCTCATAATTCACCACTATTTACATTAATACCACTCAAAGCACAAACGGTTACTGTAAAGTCAAACTCAAAACTCGAAAACTCACTGTATTGGGAGACTTGAAAGACGATGACCCATCAACGACATCGTCGGAGGCACCCAAAGAAAGCGGCATCTGTATCAGACCAGACTTGCTGGCTCTAGCGCTGGCACCGCGAGACATGAAGAGTTGCTGCTGGAGCATGATGGCAGCGGCGGAGGAGGACTTAGTAGCGCCGGAAATCTGGTGGCTATGGAGCTTGGAAGCGAGGGTGGAAGAGTCATGGTCGAACTGGTAAGGAACATTGTTGTCAGGGTTAGACGGTGGCGTTTCATTGGAGAGTTCTCTGGGCTTGAGGTCCCACGGGGTTTTAGGGTTGAGGTTAGGCCAAGAACACGAAGGCTCCAAGAAGTCATCGTGTGTGTTGTTGGGGTCGAAGTGTGAGTTCTGGAGGTGTTGAATCTGAGAGTTTTGGATCTGTGGGGAGCTGTATTTCTAATTTGCGTTTGATTATTGTAGAAGGGGAGGTGAAGCAAGCGTGTCCGATATCAAAAGGttttatttagccaaaaaaaaaaaaaaaatagcacaacaTTTAATGTAAAACAAAGATTTCTAGAAGGTGAGGTGAACCTAGCGTTTTATTTAGGAAGAAAGAGAGGACAACTTTCTATAAGAGATAAAGCAAAATTGGATTCCAATTTCAGATTTGAATTGAACAATTAGGAGGGTAAATTTAGACACGAcacaaaattagaactctaattaaggattttaatttaagtgtttcacctattattttatatatatagatatatagataagcCAAAGGGTAACATTATATCAATCGTATGAAGTTATTTTTAATTAGGTTACGAGTAGGGGAAGAGCCGCACGTTTGACTCAGGGACCGACCCCTCTcctgaaaaataaataatggttcaaaaaaagaaaagaaagggcaagTTACTTGAAAATATGAATCATTATAGTTGTCAGATTAAAATAGATTTAAAACCTGAGATATGGTCTCCCACTCTCACTTAAAGCAAAAGCCTTGGCTTAATTTATTAGCCAAACTGTTCAAAACTTCAAGCTGGTATccacgaaaaagaaaaaaaaaaaaaaaaatctattatatactaacacaaaaaaaaaaacaaaaaacaaaaaaaagagtaagtttTGTCACAACACTCCATATAGTTTATTgtgattggtaaaaaaataaataaataaatatatatatatataaaagtgatttACAAACAATTACAATCGATTACAAAACAGAGTTACCACCGGCCTAGTTGCCCAAGTGGTACCCGGTTCCTTAAGTAATCTCAAGCTCGGGGGTTCAATCCCCCGAATAAATAATTacccagccaaaaaaaaaaaaaaatcgattacAAAACAgagttataataaaaattgtgattttatttataGTAACAGAAGGACTCCCACCAAAAAAGGAATGTTATGTTATTACACTATCAATACTTGCACCAAAATGGCATCCATATAAACACCATGTAACATAAATATGAGAATGTGTATACACTAAACAGTGTATTTGTCTGTGTGTGTGAGCAAAAGAACAATAAGGA contains:
- the LOC115993760 gene encoding uncharacterized protein LOC115993760 → MLQQQLFMSRGASARASKSGLIQMPLSLGASDDVVDGSSSFKSPNTVEREIIASNPSLSRNSTTRIKMVLGYSVIDFTICILCCQPCLLCWMLLLSLQQSEPKQVLIAT